The following are from one region of the Phyllostomus discolor isolate MPI-MPIP mPhyDis1 chromosome 9, mPhyDis1.pri.v3, whole genome shotgun sequence genome:
- the LOC114506793 gene encoding oxytocin-neurophysin 1-like, producing the protein MALPSLACCLLGLLALTSACYITNCPVGGKRATMDFDVRKLSQEEPNPLRSPDRAPHPQDPDPAPPAQPGAAHPLLSRQCLPCGPGGKGRCFGPSICCGDELGCFLGTAEALRCQEETYLPSPCQSGQKACGDEGRCAANGICCSPDGCHSDPACDLQAAFSQH; encoded by the exons ATGGCGCTCCCCAGCCTCGCCTGCTGCCTGCTCGGCCTGCTGGCGCTCACCTCCGCCTGCTACATCACCAACTGCCCCGTGGGCGGCAAGAGGGCGACCATGGACTTCGACGTCCGCAAG CTGAGCCAGGAGGAGCCGAACCCCCTCCGGTCCCCGGACCGCGCTCCCCACCCACAAGACCCAGACCCCGCGCCCCCGGCTCAGCCCGGGGCTGCTCACCCGCTGCTGTCCCGCCAGTGTCTCCCCTGCGGCCCGGGGGGCAAAGGGCGCTGCTTCGGGCCCAGCATCTGCTGCGGGGACGAGCTGGGCTGCTTCCTGGGCACGGCCGAGGCGCTGCGCTGCCAGGAGGAGACCTACCTGCCGTCGCCCTGCCAGTCGGGCCAGAAGGCGTGCGGGGACGAGGGCCGCTGCGCCGCCAACGGCATCTGCTGCAGCCCCG ACGGCTGCCACAGCGACCCCGCCTGCGACCTCCAGGCCGCCTTCTCTCAGCACTGA